In Populus nigra chromosome 10, ddPopNigr1.1, whole genome shotgun sequence, the following proteins share a genomic window:
- the LOC133705939 gene encoding peptide methionine sulfoxide reductase B5-like: protein MAGGGSVQKTEEEWRAVLSPEQFHILRDKGTEPKFSGEYDKFFEQGVYNCAGCGTPLYKSTTKFNSGCGWPAFYEGLPAAINRSPDPDGRRTEITCAACGGHLGHVFKGEGHKTPTDERHCVNSISIKFGSSQ, encoded by the exons ATGGCAGGAGGAGGTTCGGTGCAGAAAACCGAGGAAGAATGGAGGGCTGTTCTCTCCCCCGAGCAGTTTCACATCCTTCGTGACAAGGGAACAGA GCCGAAATTCAGTGGAGAATATGATAAGTTTTTTGAGCAAGGAGTTTACAATTGTGCTGGTTGTGGGACACCTCTTTACAAATCCACCACCAAATTCAACTCTGGCTGTGGCTGGCCTGCTTTCTATGAAGGTCTTCCTGCTGCGATAAATCGATCT CCGGACCCTGATGGGAGGAGAACTGAGATCACATGCGCAGCCTGTGGGGGGCATCTGGGTCATGTATTCAAGGGCGAGGGTCACAAGACTCCAACAGACGAACGCCATTGTGTCAACAGCATCTCTATCAAGTTTGGTTCTTCTCAGTGA